One genomic segment of Myripristis murdjan chromosome 20, fMyrMur1.1, whole genome shotgun sequence includes these proteins:
- the LOC115378676 gene encoding uncharacterized protein LOC115378676, giving the protein MDHFLAKVRDGPDFVCCVCYRLLFRFQVVSCDREVYRRSSATAAIADKCIGERYLHRCNEECVVPCSLVSSRGQLWICFTCHGKLSAGEMPAECWVNNLELDPIPCELGCLNSLEQHLIALHIPFMKMLALPKGGQNGVHGPVTCVPADIVQTTNVLPRSSMEGSLLQVKLKRKLTYKGYYEYQFVDTLRVRQALEYLKRTNIHYRDIEFNEDWVNEFVREGDREREEAESGSEDEGRSQQVTVQSEMCELVESADIGQDELLHDRQQHCMFQDTCLMPVDIGQEALDQYFKDILNIAPAEGNSPVRMLSDHTNEAKCFPVLFPAGDKTFHDGRSHHLTLSRYFNNRIMHADGRFARNVEYIFFAQYMSELDRVVSSVSIALRKGKGGQRPQRITEDMLTDADALKQLLACDDGFRFLKPIRGTPAFWQSVQKDVMACVRQLGIPTWFCSFSSADMRWQNLLTSILKQEGRSQTVEDLEWADRCELLRRNPVTAARMFDYRWHCFLKEVLMSPCQPIGKIIDYFYRVEYQQRGSPHVHCLFWIEGAPQIDRNTDEEVVKFIDRYVTCELPSDDDTLLDTVSSVQTHSKRHSKSCRKHKTTCRFNFPKPVSARTFICRMLECKCDKKKTAETEPGSENRPVCKCFEDRDKMPENIAQAILTAVKLAVDSDVPPVSVEDLFCALGINQEIFELAYRRLEKRHKVVYRRGVNEVWVNQYSKQLLKCWNANMDISFVTDAYAVVIYILSYITKAEREIGLLLTNAQKEAKTQGNLSAKEALRKLGSVYLHNRDVCAQEAVYRLMNMHLRECSRKVVFVPTGSKIVRMSLPLSVLRQKAASRDLGEDEMWMTGIVDRYKNRPNSDVFANMCMATFASEYRVLSKNEKSKDRIQLNNDLGFILRRTRTQFAVVRYMRFSLDRQEEAHFQSLLQLFLPYRTDSDLKPAGFELFEQFYNDGQVTFSDGSVHSVRDVVGENRARFEVNCPHLELAQEIAAQNNGVDEDVWGELCPEQEAERLEGLEEQRQQREAEIAEEQLVEAMENVPDLIVGGRQVAQVERNRSTLSRSDGLALIRSLNETQLAVFYKVRQWCLQKVMGKNPEPLHVFVTGGAGTGKSHLIRAIEYEAGRLLSTLCDQPDDICVLLTAPTGIAAYNLNAATIHHTLSIGKQASLPYTPLGEDKLNSLRAKLSQVQILIIDEISMVDHNVLAYVHGRLRQVKQTGDFSPFGNVSVIAVGDFYQLPPVKGKPLYSSPVGVDLWCNFSIVELKKIVRQKDSVFAELLNRLRVRSRATPMLDSDVEMLKMRETGEVSSALHIFATNRQVSEHNLNYLFDCCPDYVTVEAQDFVNNRTTGNLERMPGHHGVAADTSLPETLCLARNARVMLCKNVDVADGLVNGACGTVTQLVFGEDSTFPLTVYVRFDDENIGSDRRKKRAHAAVECLQSTAIDPETERATKRGGVRRQFPLRLAWACTVHKVQGLTVDEAVVSLKRVFAPGQAYVALSRVRALSGLIIRDFTEKVIYCKDAIKEALDSMPPFLIEQPKPSLNTHSFSVYLMNVQNLSRHFVDLVSCTQHLQLTCIAVTETWLTAQSSLDGVQIEGYTFNNRPRGLCYSSSNPKLLELKNLEHGGVGLYSVGNLDCNILQVPDLNLECLVCLCNKFSILLAVIYRPPCYPNSLFKQNLGRLLDWLHPISNTIVIMGDFNENILKTSSISKFMGEKGFSQHVTQETTEKGTLIDHVYVKTTQYNVECAVMPTYFSDHEGVLCSFTVKDDQG; this is encoded by the coding sequence atgGATCACTTTTTGGCaaaggtcagagatggaccagattttgtgtgctgtgtttgttatAGGTTGTTGTTTAGATTTCAGGTGGTCAGTTGTGATAGGGAAGTTTATAGGCGAAGTTCAGCAACAGCTGCTATTGCAGATAAGTGTATAGGCGAGCGTTATTTGCATAGATGTAATGAGGAGTGTGTTGTGCCGTGTTCCTTGGTGTCATCGCGTGGTCAGCTGTGGATTTGTTTCACGTGTCATGGTAAGCTTAGTGCAGGTGAGATGCCAGCTGAATGCTGGGTTAACAACTTGGAGCTTGATCCCATTCCATGTGAACTGGGATGTCTGAATAGTTTAGAGCAGCATTTGATAGCTTTGCATATTCCGTTTATGAAAATGTTGGCACTGCCTAAAGGTGGGCAGAATGGAGTACATGGACCAGTGACATGTGTTCCAGCCGACATTGTTCAGACAACGAATGTGTTGCCGCGTTCCAGTATGGAGgggtctctgcttcaggttaagctgaagcGGAAACTCACGTATAAAGGTTATTACGAGTACCAGTTTGTGGATACGTTGCGTGTAAGACAGGCGCTAGAGTATTTAAAGAGGACAAATATTCATTATAGAGACATTGAGTTTAATGAGGACTGGGTAAACGAGTTTGTTAGGGAGGGAgatagggagagggaagaggctgagtcaggcagtgaggatgagggtAGGTCACAGCAGGTTACGGTTCAGAGTGAAATGTGTGAGCTAGTGGAATCAGCAGACATAGGACAGGATGAACTgttacatgacagacaacagcactgcatgtttcaggacacttgtcttatgcctgttgatattggtcaggaagctttagatcagtattttaaggatattttgaaCATTGCGCCTGCAGAAGGGAATAGTCCGGTAAGAATGCTTTCTGACCACACGAATGAGGCAAAGTGTTTCCCTGTGTTGTTCCCTGCGGGTGATAAGACCTTCCATGACGGACGGTCTCATCACTTGACGTTGTCGCGTTATTTTAATAACCGGATTATGCATGCTGACGGTCGTTTTGCGCGGAACGTCGAGTACATATTTTTTGCGCAGTACATGTCAGAGTTGGACAGggttgtgtccagtgtttccATCGCTTTGCGTAAGGGcaaaggaggtcagaggcctcAACGCATTACTGAGGACATGTTAACGGATGCGGACgccttgaagcagttgttggcgtgtgatgacgggtttaggtttcttaaacccattagaggaactccggccttttggcagtctgtccagaagGACGTGATGGCTTGCGTGCGTCAATTGGGTATTCCGACGTGGTTTTGTTCGTTTTCGTCTGCGGATATGCGCTGGCAGAATCTCctgaccagcatcctgaaacaggaaggcagatcgcAGACGGTAGAGGATTTGGAGTGGGCTGACAGGTGCGAGTTGCTGCGTCGTAATCCGGTCACCGCGGCGAGGATGTTTGActacaggtggcattgttttctgaaagaggttctcatgtctccctgtcaacCAATCGGCAAAATAATCGATTACTTTTATAGGGTAGAATATCAACAAAGAGGCTCACCACAtgtacactgtttgttttggatcgAGGGTGCTCCCCAAATTGATAGAAACACAGATGAGGAGGTGGTAAAATTTATTGACCGTTACGTTACATGTGAGCTaccctcagatgatgacacactattggacacggtgtcatctgttcaaacacattccaaacgacattcaaagtcgtgtagaaaacacaaaacgacatgtcgtttcaatttcccaaaacctgtttctgcgcgaacattcatttgtagaatgTTAGAATGCAAGTGCGATAAGAAAAAGACAGCGGAGACCGAACCTGGTtcagaaaacaggccagtcTGTAAGTGTTTTGAGGATAGAGATAAGATGCCAGAAAACATTGCGCAGGCTATTCTAACAGCTGTTAAGCTGGCTGTGGACAGTGATGTGCCTCCTGTTAGTGTAGAGGACTTGTTTTGTGCTTTAGGAATAAATCAGGAAATCTTCGAGTTGGCTTATAGGCGTTTAGAGAAGAGGCATAAGGTTGTGTATAGGAGAGGGGTGAACGAGGTTTGGGTCAATCAGTATAGTAAGCagttgttgaagtgctggaacgctaacatggacattagctttgtcaccGACGCCTACGCAGTAGTAATATACATACTATCGTATATtacgaaagcagagagagaaattggcctATTATTGACTAATGCCCAAAAAGAAGCCAAAACACAAGGGAATCTCTCTGCTAAAGAAGCCCTGAGGAAGCTgggcagtgtatatttacacaacagagatgTTTGTGCGCAGGAGGCGGTGTACAGGCTAATGAACATGCACCTTAGGGAGTGTTCCAGgaaggttgtgtttgtgccgacagGGAGCAAGATAGTTAGGATGAGTTTGCCCCTTAGTGTTTTGAGGCAGAAGGCGGCCTCCCGTGATCTTGGGGAGGATGAGATGTGGATGACAGGCATAGTGGATAGGTATAAGAATAGGCCTAACAGCGATGTGTTTGCAAACATGTGTATGGCCACCTTTGCATCTGAGTATcgtgttctcagcaaaaatgaaaagtctaaGGACAGAATTCAATTGAACAATGATTTGGGATTCATTCTGAGGAGAACacgcactcagtttgcagtggtgcgGTACATGCGTTTCAGTTTGGATAGACAGGAagaggcacattttcagagcctgctgcagttgtttcttccttatagaactgactcagacctcaaacctgcaggctttgagctgtttgagcagttctATAACGATGGCCAGGTGACGTTTAGCGACGGGTCTGTGCATTCGGTTCGCGATGTCGTCGGCGAGAATAGGGCCAGGTTTGAGGTCAATTGTCCTCACCTTGAGTTAGCTCAGGAGATAGCTGCGCAGAACAACGGGGTAGATGAagatgtttggggtgagctgtgtcctgaacaggaagcggaaCGCCTAGAAGGTTTagaggagcagaggcagcagcgggaagCTGAGATAGCTGAAGAACAGTTAGTTGAAGCCATGGAGAATGTTCCAGATttgattgttggtggcagacaggtagcgcaggtagagagaaacaggtccaCGTTGTCTAGAAGTGACGGTTTGGCGCTTATTaggtctctgaatgagacacagctGGCTGTTTTTTATAAAGTGAGACAGTGGTGTTTGCAGaaggtgatgggtaaaaacCCAGAGCCTCTGCATGTATTTGTGACAGGTGGCGCAGGAACGGGGAAAAGTCATTTGATTAGGGCTATTGAGTATGAGGCAGGgaggctgctgtcaacactttgtgatcaaccagacgatatctgtgttttgttaactgCTCCTACTGGCATAGCTGCATACAatttgaatgcagcaacaattcatcacacattgagtattggcaaacaggctagtttaccttacacccctctgggtgaagataaactaaactctttgcgaGCTAAATTGAGTCAGGTCCAAATTTTAATCATAGATGAAATCAGTATGGTTGATCACAACGTGTTGGCTTATGTGCATGGTAGGTTGAGGCAGGTGAAGCAGACAGGCGACTTTTCCCCATTCGGTAATGTTAGTGTGATAGCTGTCGGGGACTTCTATCAGTTGCCTCCTGTTaaagggaagcctctgtatagtagtcctgttggtgtggacctgtggtgcaatttcagcatcgtggagctgaaaaagatagttAGGCAGAAGGATAGTGTTTTTGCTGAGTTGCTTAATAGGTTAAGAGTGCGTTCCAGGGCCACCCCAATGTTAGATAGCGATGTTGAAATGCTGAAGATGCGCGAGACcggcgaggtgagctcagccttgcatatctttgcgacgaataggcaagtaagtgagcacaacctaaattatctgtttgactgttgtcctgattatGTCACCGTTGAAGCGCAAGACTTCGTGAataacaggacaacagggaatttggaacGGATGCCCGGGCATCACGGCGTTGCGGCGGACACGTCTTTACCGGAGACCCTGTGTTTAGCGAGGAATGCGCGAGTGATGTTGTGTAAGAACGTGGATGTTGCGGACGGCCTGGTcaatggagcatgtggcacAGTTACTCAGttagtttttggagaggattccacgtttcctctcaccgtgtatgttagatttgatgatgagaatattggttcagataggagaaaaaaacgtgcacatgcagcagtagaatgcctgcagtctactgccatTGATCCAGAGACGGAAAGAGCCACTAAACGCGGCGGTGTGcgtcgtcagtttcctctgaggttagcgtgggcttgcactgttcacaaagtgcaaggactcaCTGTGGACGAGGCGGTAGTGTCCTTGAAGAGGGTGTTTGCACCGGGGCAGGCATATGTAGCGCTTAGTCGTGTTAGggccttgtctggactgatcatcAGGGATTTTACAGAGAAGGTAATTTACTGCAAGGACGCCataaaggaggccttggatagcatgcctccatttttgattgaaCAGCCAAAgccttcattaaatacacacagtttctctgtgtatttaatgaacgttcAAAATTTAAGTCGCCACTTCgtagatttggtgtcttgcacgcagcatttgcagcttacctgtattgctgtgacagaaacgtgGCTCACTGCGCAGTCTTCATTAGACGGTGTCCAAATTGAAGGTTACACTTTCAACAACCGTCCTCGAGGCTTGTGTTACAGTAGCAGTAACCCCAAATTGTTAGAGCTAAAGAACCTTGAACATggtggagttggtttgtatAGTGTAGGCAATTTGGACTGTAACATTCTGCAGGTGCCCgatttgaatctggagtgtttggtgtgcctgtgTAACAAATTCAGCATACTGTTGGCAGTAATATATCGTCCACCATGTTATCCAaattctttattcaaacaaaatctggggaggttacttgattggttacatccaatcagtaacacaattgtaataatgggggatttcaatgagaacattttaaaaacatcatcaatttcCAAATTTATGGGTGAAAAAGGTTTTAGTCAGCATGTGACACAGGAGACTACAGAGAAGGGGACACTAATTGATcatgtttatgttaaaacaacacagtataatGTCGAATGTGCAGTCATGCCCACGTATTTTAGTGATCATGAAggtgttttgtgtagttttactGTTAAAGATGATCAGGGGTGA